Proteins encoded together in one Impatiens glandulifera chromosome 1, dImpGla2.1, whole genome shotgun sequence window:
- the LOC124920082 gene encoding NAC domain-containing protein 60-like encodes MAAQTPIQKLKWLTSLPSVFTGFRSSPTDGDLVNYYLDEKIQGSERSVYVIPEVESKALPGISVIQSNLEQFYFSTLDKKYPEESLSATTNQSGYWKASGKECNVTYASEIIGKKRTLFFYVGQAPGGEKTGWFMYELSSIEKQKPFVICRLRRSNGEMIDTRLSQFGEEWKIIEHSGEPEEQNQNEKETEGGHLFLDNINIDHTSNQLASNTAENSPASSSKSPKRKNSASHSKRSDGWNFDMTNVPDEVRWLLADAKNDKWCASIDDEIVPKSTTLAWQAYCFNAANQ; translated from the exons ATGGCTGCGCAGACGCCTATACAGAAGCTTAAATGGTTGACATCGTTACCATCTGTTTTCACAGGTTTTAGATCCTCGCCGACTGACGGGGATTTAGTTAATTACTATCTCGACGAGAAGATCCAGGGCTCCGAGAGGAGCGTTTATGTCATTCCTGAAGTTGAGTCTAAGGCTTTGCCAG GTATATCCGTCATACAATCGAACCTTGAGCAGTTCTACTTCTCTACCCTTGATAAGAAGTATCCGGAAGAATCTCTAAGTGCGACAACTAATCAATCTGGTTATTGGAAAGCTTCGGGAAAAGAATGCAATGTAACGTATGCCTCCGAAATTATTGGTAAAAAGAGGACTCTGTTTTTCTACGTCGGTCAGGCACCAGGGGGGGAGAAAACTGGCTGGTTCATGTATGAACTTTCTTCCATTGAAAAACAG AAGCCCTTTGTTATTTGTCGCCTGCGAAGGAGCAACGGGGAGATGATAGATACAAGACTGTCACAGTTTGGGGAAGAATGGAAAATTATTGAGCATAGTGGTGAACCGGAGGAGCAAAATCAGAATGAGAAAGAGACGGAAGGGGGTCATTTGTTCTTAGACAACATTAACATCGACCATACTTCAAACCAACTAGCTTCAAACACGGCAGAAAAT AGCCCTGCGAGTAGTAGCAAAAGCCCAAAAAGGAAAAATTCCGCATCACATTCAAAAAGATCGGATGGTTGGAACTTTGATATGACGAATGTGCCCGATGAGGTTAGATGGTTACTAGCTGATGCAAAAAATGACAAGTGGTGTGCATCTATTGACGATGAAATTGTACCAAAATCAACAACTCTTGCTTGGCAAGCTTATTGTTTCAATGCCGCTAACCAATAG